DNA from Campylobacter concisus:
GCGCGAAGTATGGCTCAAAGTGTCTGCTTGTGGCTGAACATAATGACGAAAAGACCAAACACTATCACATCATCTTTACAAACTACAACTTTGAAAAGCATGCAAATTTGAGATTTAGCGGCAGGTCAAAAACAGCAAAATTTGGTAAAGATCTACAAGATATGGGAGCCGAGGCATTTGAAGGTCAGGTGCTTCGTGGTAAGTCAAGTAAAAATAGACATAAGAATTTAACCCAAATGCACCAAACAGCAATTGAATATAATAGCGAGAAAGAGTTAAAGGGCAAGATTAGAGAGCAGGTAATTAGTATGGCAAAAAATATATAAAGCCAAAATACAAGTTTTTAAGAGAAGAGATCAACTATTTTAAAATGGAAGCTAGTAGCGAAAAAGCATTTTTAGCAGAATTTACAAATTCTGTTTTTGAACAGCTGCAAGAGAATATAACCATCACATCTGATGAGCAGCTAAAAGAAAAGGTAGAGCTTCTTGCTGAGCAAGTAACAGAACAAAACAAGATCATAGAGGAAGATAGAGAGAAAAGCTTAGAAGTCTTAAAAGAAAAAGAACAGCTAGAAAAAGAGCTAAATGATTTAAAAGAAACCCAAGCTGAGCAAGAAAAAGAGATAACACATCTTAAAAATAGAGTAAAAGCACATACCAATCAGCAAATAAAGATAGATGAACAAAGTGCATTGATAAAGAGCAAGGATAAAGAAAATCAATCTCTAACACGTAAAACCGAAAGTTTGCAAAAAGAAAATATCAGGCTAAGAGACTTTAATGACAAAAGCTTAGGTCTTTTGCTAGAAATAACAAGCACCAATCCTGAGCTAAAAGAGATGATAGTAAATGATATGCCAGAGCTAAGGAGTAAATTTACGAAAGATGATGCTTTGATGGAGATGTGGTAGCTAGCATCCTTTAAATTTTACAATGCGTAATCTATAAATTTAAGCCACCAAAGTAAGCTAGCCGTGTAAATTTTACTTAATAAATTTACACGGCTAGCTTACAAACTTGCGGTATATCCTACGCAACACTCCTATATCTCATATAGACATACTCGTAAATTTTCTCTCTGCACGCCGAGATACTCATATTATCATAGCACTCAGGTAACTCTCCCCAGAGCGTATCGCAAAAAGATAAGACCAAGCACCGGCATGCAGTATTGATGAGATATGAGGTTTGAGACTGAGCGCAAAAGATCCGCCGACTCTCAAAGGTCGCTCTCTAGCATTTGTAAATTTAGCCATTTATATTTTGTTTGTTTTTAGCATTTTATGGATAGGGATTGTTGTTTTAAAAGTAAGAAATTTTATGAGTGAAATTTTGAGAGAGGTTTTTGCATATCTTAAAGTAGTATTTATCTTAAATAAAACTTAGACATTTTATCGACAAAGGTCATCTTTAAGGATAAAGTTTTGTTTAGGTTGTATCTTTGTAAATAAAAATTTTGCCCGTCCGACTAAGACCTTACAGCAAGCTCAGGTTGAGCTTGCTAAGTAAGTTTATTTATCAACATACTAAAAATGTTGATAAATATGCTAGAAACTGACATTAAATTTTCTTGAATTATAACAGATAAATTCATAATGTAACATACTGCATGTGATGTAATGTGCAGTACATGATGTCACGTCAAGTATGTGATGTAACATGCAGCACATGATGTAATGTATAAATGTATAGTACATGATGTAACATGCAGTAGGTGACGTCATGTATAGCATGTGATGTTATGTATATTTTCGCAGATGAGAGAGTATTAGGATGGGTGGATATTTCTCTAGAAAGATATTATTAAAGTTATATGTCTAAAAAGCGCTTGGCGTATATCTAACAGTAATGATTATAACGGCCTTATCTTTTTCATTGACCCTATAAATCACTGTATAGTTTTTAACAAATAGCTGTCTATAGCCCATATTGGCATATCTGCCAACTTTTCTAATAGCACCACGATTTGGCATCTCATCTAGGCTAAGAATAGCGTTTTTGATAGCCTCTAGCGTAGAGTTTGCAGCACCTGACGAGAGCAAAGATAGTGCGATATATTTATATATTGCTTCAAGCTCTTCATAAGCTTGTGGTGAGACAAGGATTTTATACTTACTCAAGATACTTATCTTTTAAACTAGCAAAAACATCTTTTGCTTCTAGCATCTTTGTATCTGCTGTTATCTTGGCTTCAGATGATGCGATGGCGCTATCGATATCGGCTGTGGCTACTAGCTTATCGTATGTCTTTATGCTCATCACAACCAAGTCTCCATAGCCATTTTTAGTTACAAATATTGGTTCATCCTTGCTATTACATAGCTGTGAAATTTCATTTGTGTTTCTAAGCTCTTTTATAGGTACTATTTGAGGCATATGCTATTTCCTTTTAATAATATGACATGATTATAGCATAATTGTGTTAGTAATTTAGATTGCTTTATCTAACTAACTTGGCAAACTAAAAAATATAAGCCCAAGTATCAAACATTTCCTACCTTCCTTTATCCCATAATAAATTAATAATATTATAAATACAATCACAATAAAATATCAAAAACAGTAGTGGTGGCTTAATATGCAAAACAACGAAATAAAAATAACCTACTCTTGCGAAGAGACATTAAAAAAGATAAAAGAGTATATGGCTGATGCAAAATGTGTAACTCTTTATACGTCTAGTTTGAATTCACTCACATCGTACTCTAACGGCATAGCTAATGAGATCATATCTAATCTAATATTTTCTAAGAAGAGAGATAAAAAAGATGTATCGATCGTATCTGACTTTTATATAGATAAAGAGAGCTTTACTGATAGCAAGCTAAATAGAATAAGAGAATTTGAATATAGAGATATACCAGTAAAGATTGTCCATAAAAAGAGTGCAGTTGACAAGTTTTTTGCAAATTTAAAAGAGAAGATAAGCCCCATAAAAAGCAAAGCAAGATATGAAGCTGAACTTGAAGCTGCTCAGGATGAGCACGAGAGAAATTTGCTAAAAAACATGGGTGAAACAAAGACAGAAGCTATAAGTTTTTATGATATGTTTGAGGTCATAGTATCCAACTATGATGACACCAAAGATATCGTAAAAGAGTGCCTAAATACCTTAAAAAATGATCTACTAAGCGATGCTAGCTCTTTGATATCTAGCGAGGGACTAGATGGAGCTAAATTTGAAAAAAGCATTGAAGAGTGTTTTAGAGAGTTAGATAAGAATTTAAGCGAGCTAAATAAAGAAAGCGGAGAGTTTTTACTCAAACAAATATTTCTTTTTATACTAAGCATAGTTGATCTAAGTGACCCAAAGGCTGCGCTTAAAAAGGCAAACGGATGCTTTTTATTCTATGAGCTTAGTAAATTAACCTACAAGATGGTTGAGCATCAAAGTAATAGATCTCTTTATGGCGTAACCTTGCCTATCCTTAGCTTTTTCACATCTAGATTTGCTTCTATTATAAATACCCTAAATATAAACTCAAGTTGCAATGTATTAGTATTTAAGCAAGATAAATCTTCTAACTCTGGCTTTTTTATAGACTTTACCCACCTAAATTTAGACTATATCTACTTTAGAGACGATAATAACCTAAATGAGGTTAATTGCAATGCAGATG
Protein-coding regions in this window:
- a CDS encoding type II toxin-antitoxin system prevent-host-death family antitoxin, which produces MPQIVPIKELRNTNEISQLCNSKDEPIFVTKNGYGDLVVMSIKTYDKLVATADIDSAIASSEAKITADTKMLEAKDVFASLKDKYLE
- a CDS encoding type II toxin-antitoxin system RelE/ParE family toxin codes for the protein MSKYKILVSPQAYEELEAIYKYIALSLLSSGAANSTLEAIKNAILSLDEMPNRGAIRKVGRYANMGYRQLFVKNYTVIYRVNEKDKAVIIITVRYTPSAF